CAGGTTTATTTTGAGATGTAGCAGTGCTTACCTTGTTAGCATTATTAACAATTTCATCAATTTTATTATGAATAATTAAACTAATAAGTTCGTTAAATCCAGTTTTTGGATTGGTATAAATTCGTTTAGCAATAGTCTCTTTTGTGTTCTTCATCTTTTTTCCTCCTTCCCAAAGAAGTAAATAAATGAAGATCTATAACATGAATAGGTAACTTCCTTTTGAATTTTTGATTAGGTTTATAGTTGTGAAATAGTGACCTTGCATAATAATTAATATTTGTATTCATAAAGATGATCCTTTCTTACATTAGTTGTGGAAAATAAAATACCGCAAAGTATTAGCTTTAATGAGCTAATTAAACTTTGCGGTTTTCGCTTTTCTTGTTATTTTGTTTTTTGCTAATTTAATTTTAGGTTTTCATTCAGTATATTTCTAAATTTAATCCGATTTTTCTTACTCACAATATTTGTAAACCTTACAAATACTATATGTCTTTGGGGTTTCTTATTTCGAGAACATCACCTTCCTATTCAAATTAGTAATATGCTTTATGGTTAACATAGTATATTGTATCTTCGTTTCTTTATATTTTAAGGCTATTTTTAAAAAAATATATTTTTCTTCGGTTTTTTGACCAAGAAGAATATTTATGATTCGATTTTACAACCATCGAAGTATACTTCGATGGTTAAATAACCGAAGAATTGCCTCCAAAAACCCTTGATTACAAGGGTTTTTAATGTGTGTATATCTTAGTGTTAAAAATTCAATGGCGAATCTTCGGTTTTTTAACCAGACAAATCCTCGACCTTGTTAATTTTTTCGGTAAAGTAACTAGTTACATTTTCCAAAGACACAAACGGTGAGAGTCTGTAATTAATTTCTAATTCATTGTCTTTTTCAAAGTTGACTTTTACTTCTTTAAAATACATGAGAAAAAATACTCTCAGTTCTGTATCTGTAAATTTAAAGAAGGAGTGTTTTTTTAGTTGTGTAACAAATTCATAGTAATAATCGTCATTTGAAATTCTGCTAATTTCATCCTTTGTGCTATTCAAATACATGATATCATTCTCAAGGTTTTTCTTAGCTGAAACAAAGACATCTCCTAAATCTTTGTCTGAAGCAATTTCGTTGGCCATTATTTTTTCGTTGTATTGTATTCTGTCTAGTTGTTTTCTTAGTATTTTTTTTGATCTGTCCAACTTCACTGACCAATCTTTTAGTTGTTTGTTAGCAGTTTCAGCAAAGCTACTTAGTTGATTAGACCATTTATTCTTCAAGTCATTTAATACAACGTTATGAATTTCAATAATTGGTAGTGAATTCTTACACTGATTACATCTATAAATCATATACATGCCTTTTTTACCTTTTGGAGAGTTATCCTTGGCTATCATTATACTATTACAATTACAACATTTGATTAAATTACGAAGGTAATAAGGTGTTTCCATTTTTCCATGCTTTTCTTTTAATTTGTTCATTTGTTTAACAAGATGTGCTAGTGTTACTGAAATAATTGGCTCATGCACTTGTTTAAATAATTCAATATCTTTATCAGGTTTAGGTTTACTAATATCATATTTTGTTCTTACATACCATGCTAGGTCACCATTATATACTTTATTGTTAAGAATATAACCAATGGTGCTGCTGTTCCAAAATATAATCTGTTTCGTTGTTATAGAACAGCGATTTAAATGGTTAGCGATTTTTTGATGTGAGTAGCCCCAACTTGCAAGGTAGTAAATATATTCAATTACTTCAGCATCTTGATTAGGAAATAGACATGCGTCTATCATATCGTAACCAGCAGGTGATTTTGAGCCAGGACGCTTACCAGCAGAAAGTGAATTTTTCTGTGAATCTTTTGCTCTCGAAGATTTAATCTCTGATTCTTCTGATGCAAAAACTAATTTAGATTGAACTAATGGATTATTAGGATCCCAAATTCCAATAGATTGAGTACTGTAGAATCTTGAATCAGGGTATTGACCTATAATTGGTAAATAAAAGTCGTAATAAAAATCCGTAATACTTCTAGTCATCCGTGATTCCTCATAAAAACAAATCGCTATTACACCTTCATTAAGATATTGAAAGATCTCTTGAATACCTTTTCTTTTTGAAACATTATTGTGAAAAGCGCTTGTAGCCTCGTCTATACACCAAGCTACAATGTCAATACCCTCTTCTTCAGCAGTTAAGAGAATTTGTCTCTTTTGTATATCTAATGAATGATTTCCATGCTGTTTTGTATCCGAGTATCGTAAATATCCTATACCTCTCACTTTTTTCATGAAGTCTCAACTTCTTTCATGTATTTTGCTAGGAATAGTTCAACACTTACATGATCATCATAAATAATAGCCTTTTTGACTAGTAGTTTAATCAACTTAAATAAATCCAGTTTTTCGAGGTCATGAACAAAATCAAATATCATAGCTTTTATGTCTTTTATCTCATACTTTAGTTTTAAAAGACTTGCAAGGTCATTATTTATCAAGTTGTATTGTTTTTTTAATTTATAGATTTCTTTTAAAATTTGTTGGTAATTGAATCCTTTTGACTTTCCTCTAATGCTAATTTCTATAGATAAATCGTCACAACGTTTTGAGATTTTCTTTTGTTCTCGAACTAATTCCTTACTTCTAAGTTTAATCCCTTCTTCCATTAATCTCTTAGAAATGCTTGGGCTAATATTCTCCACATGTTCTAACACTGTTTGTGTAATTACATCATTAAATTCCTTAATGTCCATAAAATTTCTCTTATGCTTAGAACTGCAAACAAAGTAGCCAACATCAAGTACGTTTTTCTTCTTATGTTTCATAACTTGTTTACACATCCCACACTGTGGAATGAATTGGATCTCTGCATTGACATCATGAACTTTATTTTTGTATTGGGTGTAGAAGCTATTAATAATTTCATTAACTTCAGTAAACAATTTTAAACTAATGATAGGTTCCACATAAGAAAGTGGTTGATATCCACCACCATGTGATTTATGATGTCCAGAATAAAAAGGATTTCTAAGTATTTTTAATATCTTATCAACATTGTTTATTCCTTTTCTACGCTTAATGAGGACTTCAAAAAATTGATCTTCATTTTCAACTTGTTTTAAATCATTAAATAATACTTCAATAGATTTTTTTTGCTCATGATTAATAACATACTTTACATTTTCTTTTCCTTGTTCTTTTCCTTTTATGCGTTTATATCCGAATATTCTAGAGGGATACAGCATTCGAGCATCAGCTGTACGAGTCCGAATGTTTTCACCTTCAACTTGACTAAATATCCCATACAATGCTTCAACACTTAGTTTTCCACTAAAGGGTGGTTCATTACTTGCGGTGTAAACTACTTCAACACCATTGTTGAAAAATATTCTATTAATATCCACACACTCATAAAAGTTTCTAAACAAACGATCGCGTTTATAGACAATTAATTTTTTAACCTTTCCATTTTTAATTAAATCAATGACCTTCATTAAATCTGATCTTTTAGTCATAGGGAGTTGTGTAGCTGATACATCTTTATCACGGAAAAAATGAATTAAATCTTCATCACCATTCAATCCGATTGATTTCAAATACCTTATAGCAGCAGTTTCTTGGAGTTCAAGACTTTGTGTTGCAGAACTTACACGTCCATAAACTGCAATAATATTAAGTTCTTCCATAAAATGTTCCTTTCATTATAGGTTTTTACTAATTAAAAGAGTTCGAAGTTTATCATCATCACGAGTTAAGTGGTTTAAAAGTGCCTTTTCAATGAATCGCTCTAGCCATAATTCAGATTCTGAAGACAATTCTTCTGAATAGGTGACTTTTACAACTCTGTACTTTTCACTCATATTTATCCCTCCAGTAAAAATGGTTGATATCCATCTTAGCCTGAAGGGACATTATTTATACCAGTGAGAATTTACTTCCTTTATCACTCTGAATCAATCTCTAGAGATAATTGAGATCCTTCATTTTGTTTGATATTTTTACCCTTTCTAGGTTTAATAACTACCTTAGTTTCATAGCCGGGAATTTTTAGCTTTTCTATTATTTGGTTCATAATCCCAACCTCTTTGCCGGATAAACAATTTGATTATGGCTTTGGATATACCGTCAGA
This region of Cytobacillus sp. IB215665 genomic DNA includes:
- a CDS encoding recombinase family protein produces the protein MKKVRGIGYLRYSDTKQHGNHSLDIQKRQILLTAEEEGIDIVAWCIDEATSAFHNNVSKRKGIQEIFQYLNEGVIAICFYEESRMTRSITDFYYDFYLPIIGQYPDSRFYSTQSIGIWDPNNPLVQSKLVFASEESEIKSSRAKDSQKNSLSAGKRPGSKSPAGYDMIDACLFPNQDAEVIEYIYYLASWGYSHQKIANHLNRCSITTKQIIFWNSSTIGYILNNKVYNGDLAWYVRTKYDISKPKPDKDIELFKQVHEPIISVTLAHLVKQMNKLKEKHGKMETPYYLRNLIKCCNCNSIMIAKDNSPKGKKGMYMIYRCNQCKNSLPIIEIHNVVLNDLKNKWSNQLSSFAETANKQLKDWSVKLDRSKKILRKQLDRIQYNEKIMANEIASDKDLGDVFVSAKKNLENDIMYLNSTKDEISRISNDDYYYEFVTQLKKHSFFKFTDTELRVFFLMYFKEVKVNFEKDNELEINYRLSPFVSLENVTSYFTEKINKVEDLSG
- a CDS encoding recombinase family protein, encoding MEELNIIAVYGRVSSATQSLELQETAAIRYLKSIGLNGDEDLIHFFRDKDVSATQLPMTKRSDLMKVIDLIKNGKVKKLIVYKRDRLFRNFYECVDINRIFFNNGVEVVYTASNEPPFSGKLSVEALYGIFSQVEGENIRTRTADARMLYPSRIFGYKRIKGKEQGKENVKYVINHEQKKSIEVLFNDLKQVENEDQFFEVLIKRRKGINNVDKILKILRNPFYSGHHKSHGGGYQPLSYVEPIISLKLFTEVNEIINSFYTQYKNKVHDVNAEIQFIPQCGMCKQVMKHKKKNVLDVGYFVCSSKHKRNFMDIKEFNDVITQTVLEHVENISPSISKRLMEEGIKLRSKELVREQKKISKRCDDLSIEISIRGKSKGFNYQQILKEIYKLKKQYNLINNDLASLLKLKYEIKDIKAMIFDFVHDLEKLDLFKLIKLLVKKAIIYDDHVSVELFLAKYMKEVETS